A part of Fusarium oxysporum Fo47 chromosome III, complete sequence genomic DNA contains:
- a CDS encoding bifunctional hydroxyethylthiazole kinase/thiamine-phosphate diphosphorylase: protein MAKPTVNYGLYLVTDSTPEILGDRSLEEVVEASLRGGVTILQYRDKHSERPVAVDTAKKLHAIARRYNVPLLINDRVDIAAEIDCEGVHIGQDDMAYEEARKLLGPNKIIGVTASSKEEALKACEAGADYLGIGTVYSTQTKKDTKSIIGPSGVRDILSALYDAGYGSVPAVCIGGINASNTATVLAAAGCPSKSLDGVAVVSALIAAPEPATAARDLLGKVIVAKIPEVIRAVADKTPLSHNMTNLVVQNFAANVALCVGASPIMANYAQEAADLAKLGGALVVNMGTVTPDGLKNYLQAIKAYNEADRPIVLDPVGAGATTVRRNAVKTLLDAGHFTIIKGNEGEIQTVAGATITQRGVDSTSSLTFPQKASLVRSIALHRHTVVILTGATDLVSDGTRTLAISNGHPYLGEVTGTGCTLGTTVSAMVAAYGADPLLAAVAATVMFGLAAELAAERNEVRGPGSFVPTFLDELYNIRKSTAKGDLRWLNMAKVKAVEVDIDVIPGE from the exons ATGGCCAAGCCCACAGTCAACTACGGCCTATACTTGGTCACAGACTCAACGCCAGAGATTCTTGGCGATCGTAGCCTTGAAGAGGTAGTTGAGGCTTCTTTGCGAGGCGGTGTCACCATCCTTCAATATCGAGACAAGCACAGTGAGCGCCCAGTCGCTGTAGACACAGCCAAGAAGCTACACGCCATTGCCCGTCGTTACAATGTCccccttctcatcaatgatCGTGTGGACATTGCCGCTGAGATAGACTGCGAGGGCGTGCATATTGGACAGGATGATATGG CATatgaagaagcaagaaagcttcTTGGCCCCAACAAAATCATTGGCGTAACCGCAAGttcgaaagaagaagctctcaaggCTTGTGAGGCCGGTGCTGACTACCTCGGTATCGGAACTGTCTACTCAACTCAGAC CAAAAAGGACACAAAATCTATCATCGGTCCCTCAGGAGTCCGCGATATCCTCTCAGCTCTATATGATGCCGGATATGGCTCCGTCCCTGCTGTTTGTATAGGCGGTATCAACGCCAGCAACACTGCCACTGTTCTCGCTGCAGCCGGGTGCCCCTCCAAGTCTCTCGATGGCGTTGCTGTAGTGAGCGCTCTCATCGCTGCTCCTGAGCCAGCTACCGCCGCTCGTGATCTCCTCGGTAAAGTCATCGTTGCCAAAATCCCCGAAGTTATCAGGGCCGTAGCCGACAAGACGCCCCTTTCTCACAATATGACCAACTTG GTTGTTCAAAACTTTGCCGCCAATGTGGCTCTTTGTGTTGGGGCAAGCCCCATCATGGCCAACTACGCCCAAGAAGCTGCTGACCTTGCCAAACTTGGAGGTGCTCTTGTGGTCAATATGGGCACCGTCACTCCCGATGGACTTAAGAACTATCTCCAAGCCATCAAGGCCTACAATGAAGCGGACAGACCTATAGTCCTTGACCCTGTCGG CGCTGGTGCTACCACTGTTCGTCGCAATGCTGTCAAGACTCTTCTCGATGCTGGACatttcaccatcatcaagggCAATGAGGGCGAGATTCAGACTGTAGCGGGCGCCACGATTACGCAACGGGGCGTTGACTCAACCTCTTCCCTCACTTTTCCCCAAAAGGCATCCCTTGTACGCTCCATCGCCTTGCACCGGCACACCGTCGTCATACTCACAGGCGCTACTGACCTCGTAAGTGACGGAACTCGTACTCTAGCCATCAGCAATGGCCATCCCTATCTTGGCGAAGTCACAGGCACTGGGTGCACTCTTGGCACAACAGTCAGCGCCATGGTTGCTGCGTACGGCGCTGACcctcttcttgctgctgtcgCTGCAACTGTCATGTTTGGACTCGCTGCTGAGCTCGCCGCTGAGAGGAACGAAGTCCGTGGACCGGGCTCATTTGTGCCGACATTCCTTGATGAGCTGTACAATATCCGAAAATCGACTGCCAAGGGTGACCTGCGGTGGCTGAATAtggccaaggtcaaggcagTTGAAGTTGATATCGATGTCATTCCAGGTGAATGA
- a CDS encoding pyridoxal phosphate-dependent transferase, with product MDAVLRQSKAMCPFMKTATPATLRALSTSTRALPAPASPCGGTMSKLQLLGQRCPVMGKAMAVQTAKSRAAGSVRAFSGHSKTGKAKIHTTCNKEARAVDRPLFDGRDNAPAPPGVHATRKPTSASPTAAAAAAGFHSPGKFDYEAFYNAELEKKHKDKSYRYFNNINRLAKEFPRAHMSDKEDRVTVWCANDYLGMGRNPHVLRKMHETLEEYGAGAGGTRNISGHNRHAVELESTLAKLHAKEGALVFSSCYVANDATLATLGSKMPECVILSDSLNHASMIQGIRHSGTKKIVFKHNDVQDLEAKLASLPLHVPKIIAFESVYSMCGSIGPIEEICDLADKYGAITFLDEVHAVGMYGPHGAGVAEHLDWEAHANGAPRGTIMDRIDIITGTLGKAYGCVGGYIAGSAKFIDMIRSLAPGFIFTTSLPPATMAGAQASIEYQMDFDGDRRLQQLHTRAVKEAMNARDIPVIPNPSHIVPILVGNAETAKEASDMLLNDYGIYVQAINYPTVPVGQERLRVTPTPGHIKEYRDQLVEAIDEIWTRLDIKRTSDWAAEGGFIGVGEQDNVQEPLWTDKQLNIEQATKEIKATGQAVNSVTEALLELEIKQTSQAATAA from the exons ATGGATGCTGTCCTTCGTCAGTCCAAGGCCATGTGCCCTTTCATGAAGACGGCCACGCCTGCCACTCTGCGTGCCTTGTCCACCTCGACTCGTGCCCTTCCGGCTCCCGCCTCTCCATGCGGCGGCACCATGTCCaagcttcagctgcttggCCAGCGATGCCCTGTCATGGGAAAGGCCATGGCCGTTCAGACCGCCAAGAGCCGCGCTGCTGGTTCTGTTCGTGCTTTCTCTGGCCACTCTAAGACTGGTAAGGCCAAGATTCACACCACCTGCAACAAAGAGGCTCGCGCTGTCGACCGCCCGCTCTTTGACGGCCGTGACAATG CTCCCGCACCTCCTGGTGTTCACGCAACCCGAAAGCCTACCTCTGCTTCTCCGaccgctgctgctgccgccgctGGCTTCCACTCTCCTGGTAAATTCGATTACGAAGCATTCTACAACGCCGAGCTCGAGAAGAAACACAAGGACAAATCATACCGCTatttcaacaacatcaaccGTTTGGCCAAAGAGTTTCCCCGTGCGCATATGTCTGACAAGGAGGATCGAGTAACCGTATGGTGCGCCAACGATTACCTAGGTATGGGCCGCAACCCTCATGTCCTCCGAAAGATGCACGAAACATTGGAGGAGTATGgtgctggcgctggtggaACTCGAAACATATCTGGCCACAACAGACACGCCGTTGAGCTCGAGAGTACCTTGGCAAAGCTGCACGCTAAGGAGGGTGCTCTTGTCTTCAGTTCCTGCTATGTCGCCAATGATGCGACTCTCGCCACGCTCGGCAGCAAGATGCCTGAGTGTGTCATTCTCTCCGACAGCCTGAATCATGCCTCCATGATTCAAGGTATTCGCCATTCCGGCACCAAAAAGATCGTTTTCAAGCATAACGATGTGCAAGATCTCGAGGCTAAGCTGGCATCACTTCCCCTGCATGTGCCCAAAATCATCGCCTTCGAGTCAGTCTATAGTATGTGCGGCTCTATTGGTCCTATCGAGGAGATCTGTGATCTTGCCGATAAGTACGGTGCCATCACTTTCCTCGACGAAGTCCATGCCGTCGGTATGTACGGACCTCACGGTGCTGGTGTCGCTGAGCACCTTGACTGGGAGGCACACGCCAATGGTGCCCCTCGTGGAACCATCATGGACCGAATTGACATTATTACTGGCACTCTGGGCAAGGCTTATGGTTGCGTTGGTGGCTACATCGCAGGTAGCGCCAAATTCATTGATATGATCCGGTCATTGGCCCCTGGCTTCATTTTCACTACTTCTCTCCCCCCTGCCACAATGGCCGGTGCTCAGGCTTCCATCGAGTACCAGATGGACTTCGATGGTGATCGACGACTCCAGCAGCTACACACTCGCGCTGTCAAGGAAGCTATGAATGCTCGAGACATTCCCGTCATTCCTAACCCTTCTCACATTGTACCTATTCTTGTCGGCAATGCCGAAACTGCAAAGGAGGCTTCCGACATGCTCCTCAATGACTACGGAATCTACGTCCAGGCTATCAATTACCCTACGGTTCCTGTTGGCCAGGAGCGTCTCCGCGTAACCCCAACTCCCGGACACATCAAGGAGTACCGTGACCAGCTTGTTGAGGCTATCGATGAGATCTGGACTCGTCTCGACATCAAGCGAACCTCTGATTGGGCTGCTGAGGGTGGCTTCATTGGTGTTGGCGAGCAGGATAATGTGCAGGAGCCTCTGTGGACCGATAAGCAGCTCAACATCGAGCAGGCCACCAAGGAGATTAAAGCTACCGGTCAAGCTGTCAACAGCGTTACCGaagctcttcttgagcttgagatcaAGCAGACTTCTCAGGCTGCTACTGCTGCTTAA
- a CDS encoding pheromone A receptor-domain-containing protein, which yields MAPGPGTITTPSLTTNLVCRVLLGLLANIACIVPLKNLYRNGEFAAVVFIANIEWSNLDTIINSLIWRNDDTSKWWNGEGFCDLNAYYVNFTNALFGTCLLAIMRNLAQQVGLLRANALTVRERRRRNLVQALIMFPLPIVQVAWVWPLTTQRYAVATLAGCSWIAWPSWPYMVFFVLAPITVALITSGYAILVYIRFRDIAETTRSAVNSSRSANQRAQRTKRRLYLMVLAILVPYLPLVVTLAVLNMLKAFPLQPFDYDLIHNREIPYPWSAVIFVPSNSVNFGYLNNCYIHILSAIPVVIFFGMTKDAMNSYRRGLLCLGFGCLFPKLHEEYDPDRTIGGSSSGHSHLMGSTTSTASSISSKIRSLLSQRNMSTASSASLNPISLQSTDAAPVAHEYELGPRLGGLQVSQSPLREISYPPPPVSAFSEPLNPPLRNPFLFRMRFDMPAIPFPSLSSFRFNKKDKRPPLDRGLPLDSLPSVFNNQLWEDSSATQPCSQTLVWADREITPTPGTFTTQSSLLVPMSSTYSVTTEPLQETYRR from the exons atggctcctGGACCTGGAACCATCACCACTCCATCTCTCACAACCAACCTTGTTTGCAGAGTTCTCTTGGGGCTCCTCGCCAATATTGCCTGTATAGTCCCTCTAAAGAACCTCTACCGCAATGGAGAATTCGCAGCTGTTGTCTTTATTGCCAACATCGAATGGTCAAACCTTGACACAATAATTAACTCCCTCATTTGGCGGAACGACGACACTAGCAAGTGGTGGAATGGCGAAGGATTCTGCGATCTCAATGCTTATTACGTCAACTTCACCAACGCTTTATTTGGAACCTGCCTCCTGGCCATCATGCGGAATCTTGCCCAGCAAGTCGGCCTCCTTCGTGCCAATGCCCTCACAGTTCGGGAGAGACGCCGGCGTAACCTGGTCCAGGCACTTATCATGTTTCCCCTTCCAATCGTCCAGGTCGCATGGGTCTGGCCATTGACTACTCAACGATACGCAGTAGCTACCCTGGCTGGATGCAGCTGGATTGCATGGCCTTCGTGGCCATATATGGTCTTCTTCGTCCTGGCCCCTATTACAGTCGCACTGATAACATCTGGATATGCGA TCCTCGTCTATATACGCTTTCGAGACATTGCAGAAACCACTCGTTCGGCCGTCAACAGCAGCAGGTCTGCTAACCAACGCGCTCAGAGGACGAAGCGTCGCCTTTACCTAATGGTCTTGGCTATCTTAGTCCCTTATCTACCTCTAGTGGTCACCCTCGCTGTTCTCAACATGCTGAAGGCATTTCCTCTTCAGCCCTTTGATTACGACCTCATTCATAATCGAGAGATCCCCTATCCATGGTCGGCAGTGATTTTTGTCCCTTCCAATAGTGTCAACTTCGGGTATTTGAACAACTGCTATATCCACATCCTTTCCGCCATTCCGGTCGTCATCTTTTTTGGCATGACCAAGGACGCCATGAATAGTTATCGTCGCGGCTTGCTCTGTCTTGGGTTTGGATGTCTCTTCCCCAAGCTTCACGAGGAGTATGACCCAGACAGGACAATCGGTGGAAGCAGTTCTGGACACTCTCATCTTATGGGCTCCACAACTTCGAC TGCCTCTTCGATATCAAGCAAGATCAGGAGTCTTTTGTCTCAGCGCAATATGAGCACAGCGTCCTCTGCAAGCCTCAACCCAATATCTTTACAGTCCACCGACGCTGCCCCCGTGGCTCATGAATACGAGTTGGGACCTCGATTGGGTGGATTGCAAGTGTCACAGTCGCCTTTACGGGAGATTTCCTATCCTCCCCCACCTGTTTCGGCTTTCTCAGAACCCCTCAACCCACCTCTTCGTAACCCTTTCCTCTTCCGCATGCGCTTCGACATGCCCGCCATTCCATTTCCTTCACTCTCCTCATTTcgcttcaacaagaaggatAAGCGACCCCCGCTTGATCGCGGTTTGCCTCTCGactctctcccctccgtcTTCAACAACCAGTTGTGGGAGGACAGCTCCGCTACGCAGCCTTGCAGTCAGACACTTGTCTGGGCTGATAGGGAGATCACCCCAACTCCCGGTACTTTTACCACACAGTCCAGCCTGTTGGTTCCCATGTCATCGACGTATTCTGTTACGACTGAACCTCTGCAGGAAACATATCGGCGCTAG
- a CDS encoding uncharacterized protein (domain of unknown function-domain containing protein) — MHSRWLRLWVLFCLLFIVQHVSGEVFRIAPRADDNPEKTTAIDSSTTSTRAHSSATKTSEVSARQTELSDASESQSQTESISVAATETEKTQSSDPSSTSTDGSLESGLDDSSYYNATIPAGQLPIEPRLTPGWGVAGTILLITGLAYGLVGIKNRMIHTFFSTAFAASLGVAVLIVYVMKSEVSDALQGGYVVAAVISGCVLGGASMFFREITEGLGCALGGFCISMWLLCLVPGGLLGPVVAKAIFIACFTVGGFAFYFSHYTRDWALILMISFSGATVTVLGIDCFSRAGLKEFWAWVWELNDDLFPLGANTYPVTKGIRVETAAIIIIFLFGIISQIKLWKIVREKREKKAEEAAEGERNLREEEEQVGRNIEEANARERRQWERIYGDGDVGSLTASRDSDDAEPTNEKRNRSSQTDSSKTRSTSIVEVIEMAEMPDAVQTKKQPTLTLMSSDQDEDGRVTVRVATDDTVQPVMGRGDQQLDTGTTMQNLPLTGEEVDRRISTQSSVAKSAVPPVIPLPFTIPVADDNDDALTNGDRSSVATFADEEEDTGIHASGHRHSLAKRLSRLSRGSMELLGNISRRSSRVFGDHQENEHGESTDELVIPRSRPRDDDGSVAATIDDDSMSGDGRQSRPISELPKSIEINAQLSEKDDKGKPSPSPIDQETVMHADGNDAIKAEEPPSADVEKTRSATSGSSARVSLTKDRLPRSLSRVALSYRTNEWAKHLSNAEAPEVDEIHIEASRNPVVPTIEAPAPVHVDELRKSSAEGTPAPMIPRPDSQASNYSQTASRRNVKQHVPAALALLTGESQSRSPGTTPTSSLMARTSSGGLRIGSGGIAPIAEEQIVPSLTPPIAEEETMGMQNLNAPAANESQRTSTPGVVSYSSPQTLLGQREMYLRNKSTANLVPSSSDVNLPTRHRASSDAGSLINYPMYAAAIGVDVDDLPLNQRKELMRQSSLSPSVSTPSLQRLSGGSNSNGFNSSEALLNTHQPKRVSTLPTSSAREAVLATFRQSVQHELRAGTPVISNSGRETPFTPSSLLASREVEVQRSVDMSRNILLSQKQAEAQRRETQQREKEWADKAFDERMRNGDLLDVHREAMRKLQRHAKDM; from the exons ATGCACTCTCGATGGCTTCGGCTGTGGGTGCTGTTCTGTCTACTCTTCATTGTGCAGCATGTTAGCGGAGAGGTTTTTAGGATAGCTCCAAGAGCGGACGACAACCCGGAGAAGACGACGGCAATCGATTCCAGCACGACGTCAACGCGTGCACACAGTAGTGCCACGAAGACTAGCGAAGTTTCTGCGAGGCAGACAGAACTATCTGATGCCTCAGAATCCCAGTCTCAAACCGAATCTATCTCAGTGGCTGCTACCGAGACAGAGAAAACACAAAGTTCAGACCCTTCATCAACCAGCACAGATGGCTCCCTTGAAAGCGGACTTGATGATTCCTCTTACTACAATG CTACGATACCCGCTGGACAACTACCCATTGAGCCTCGGCTCACTCCGGGTTGGGGCGTTGCAGGAACTATCTTACTTATTACTGGCCTCGCATATGGCCTTGTTGGGATCAAGAACCGAATGATCCATACTTTTTTTTCGACTGCTTTCGCCGCATCATTGGGCGTTGCCGTCCTCATTGTTTATGTCATGAAATCTGAAGTCAGCGATGCTCTACAGGGAGGCTATGTGGTTGCCGCCGTCATCTCCGGGTGCGTCCTCGGCGGAGCCTCAATGTTTTTTCGGGAGATCACTGAGGGTCTAGGCTGTGCCCTGGGTGGCTTCTGCATTAGCATGTGGCTTCTTTGCTTGGTTCCTGGAGGGTTACTGGGGCCTGTGGTTGCGAAAGCCATCTTTATTGCTTGCTTCACCGTAGGTGGGTTTGCATTCTACTTCAGCCATTATACTCGGGATTGGGCGCTTATCCTCATGATCTCCTTTTCTGGGGCCACTGTTACAGTCTTGGGAATAGACTGCTTCAGCAGGGCTGGACTGAAGGAATTTTGGGCTTGGGTTTGGGAACTGAACGATGATTTATTCCCTCTTGGCGCAAATACATACCCGGTTACTAAGGGTATCCGCGTGGAAACTgcagccatcatcatcatctttctctttggTATTATCTCCCAGATCAAACTATGGAAAATTGTCCGGGAGAAGCGTGAAAAGAAGGCAGAGGAAGCTGCTGAAGGAGAGCGCAACCTCcgcgaggaagaggagcaaGTCGGCCGGAACATTGAAGAAGCGAACGCTCGAGAAAGGCGCCAATGGGAGAGAATATATGGTGATGGAGACGTCGGAAGCTTGACAGCCTCGCGTGACTCGGACGATGCAGAGCCCACAAACGAAAAAAGGAATCGCAGCAGCCAAACGGACTCCTCTAAAACACGCTCGACTTCGATCGTCGAGGTCATCGAAATGGCGGAGATGCCAGATGCTGTTCAAACTAAAAAACAGCCTACCCTAACATTGATGTCTTCTgaccaagatgaagacggcAGGGTCACAGTTCGCGTTGCCACGGATGATACAGTACAGCCAGTCATGGGGAGAGGGGATCAGCAATTGGATACCGGAACTACTATGCAAAATCTCCCTCTCACAGGCGAAGAGGTTGATCGGCGCATCTCGACACAGTCATCTGTTGCCAAATCTGCTGTACCTCCTGTCATTCCTCTCCCATTCACCATTCCTGTCGctgatgataatgatgatgcGCTTACGAACGGTGATCGTTCTTCGGTGGCGACCTTcgctgatgaagaagaagatactGGAATTCATGCTTCGGGCCATCGACACTCGCTTGCTAAGCGACTTTCTCGCCTGTCCCGAGGATCAATGGAGCTTCTCGGCAACATTTCACGTCGATCTAGTCGTGTCTTTGGAGACCATCAAGAAAACGAACATGGCGAGAGTACTGATGAGTTAGTGATTCCACGATCGCGACCACGAGACGATGACGGCTCAGTTGCGGCGACAATTGATGACGACAGCATGAGTGGTGATGGCCGCCAATCCCGTCCGATTTCAGAGCTCCCAAAGAGCATTGAGATTAACGCCCAGCTCTCTGAGAAGGACGACAAGGGTAAACCGAGCCCATCCCCAATCGACCAGGAGACGGTTATGCATGCCGATGGAAACGATGCTATCAAGGCCGAAGAGCCTCCCTCGGCTGACGTGGAAAAGACCAGATCTGCGACTTCTGGCTCATCAGCCCGTGTGAGTTTGACTAAAGATCGGCTACCTCGGTCACTCTCGCGGGTAGCACTTTCCTACAGAACCAACGAATGGGCCAAGCATCTGAGCAACGCCGAAGCTCCCGAAGTTGATGAAATCCACATCGAGGCGTCTCGAAACCCAGTAGTTCCGACTATTGAAGCGCCCGCACCTGTACATGTCGACGAGCTCCGAAAATCATCAGCCGAAGGAACGCCTGCGCCCATGATTCCAAGACCGGACTCTCAAGCGTCTAATTACTCGCAGACTGCTTCAAGACGCAACGTAAAGCAACACGTTCCAGCCGCTCTCGCTTTGCTCACAGGCGAGAGTCAGAGTCGAAGCCCTGGGACCACTCCAACTAGTAGCCTTATGGCACGAACTTCTTCGGGAGGCTTGCGAATAGGCTCGGGCGGAATTGCTCCAATTGCAGAAGAACAAATTGTTCCAAGCCTGACCCCACCGATTGCTGAGGAAGAAACCATGGGGATGCAAAACCTGAATGCTCCAGCGGCAAATGAAAGTCAACGCACTTCAACACCAGGCGTTGTATCTTATTCGAGTCCCCAGACTCTCCTTGGCCAACGAGAAATGTATCTCCGCAATAAATCGACAGCGAACCTAGTGCCCAGCTCATCCGACGTGAACCTTCCTACACGGCACAGAGCCTCGAGCGACGCAGGATCACTCATCAATTATCCGATGTACGCCGCTGCTATTGGTGTAGATGTGGACGACTTGCCCCTAAATCAGAGGAAGGAACTCATGCGACAGAGCAGTCTAAGCCCTTCTGtttcaacaccatctttgCAGCGGCTCAGTGGTGGCAGCAATAGTAACGGCTTCAATAGTTCAGAAGCACTGTTGAACACCCACCAACCCAAACGTGTGTCAACTCTTCCCACCTCTTCAGCCCGCGAGGCTGTCCTTGCAACATTCCGACAGTCAGTTCAGCATGAGTTACGCGCAGGTACCCCTGTCATCAGCAATTCTGGCCGCGAGACGCCATTCACCCCATCGTCTCTCTTGGCCAGCAGAGAAGTCGAGGTCCAGCGCAGTGTCGACATGAGTCGCAACATCCTCCTGAGTCAAAAGCAAGCCGAAGCCCAGCGCCGCGAGACACAGCAGCGGGAAAAAGAATGGGCTGACAAAGCATTCGACGAACGAATGCGAAATGGCGACCTTCTTGACGTTCATCGCGAGGCTATGCGTAAGCTTCAGAGGCACGCCAAAGACATGTAA
- a CDS encoding Golgin subfamily A member 7/ERF4 family-domain-containing protein, with the protein MLASRASSSPSSTKPPVNLSPAPFRSRHWPTVSEFPLVDVQSLYCFFSCSLSPLPVNDSSNSLARCRSTIHHYEIEADTVHDDDFTNATVFSPPFSLSAPDLSLATAATCSCRIPSFSFSAFVFRQHRLRAQAISAQPNSPGRSEQREKDLAISSERGRPGGRADNLFPTDPQLSRPFPSNPIPAAVDAHGNPLILSLEPPRPAYPGTGSSSGQSAVAAAASNSQRQPARPFDGYQATALHPSPFRPQKAAGVANRPRRLSAVRLWNPTNSTPRPHTKPESSRKRRPSTPPPPSIPLKHPTFDTRAPPDPIGTGPSDYPLLTLSEQHQIRHSLTPRASLQVDRAGSSDRRISLPNSVRASYDEKGSRRGAVSAEEPRLSRDVFAQETVVEHPIVKIDKGKGKAVMMPETDDPMPSYGKDLERGPDIMDPRISNVSAGDGIGSALSTTNSSIMGEDVEPDAVGEWGPQHPCYPHLNPHVPVDSPEYVNTRIIRIRRDWLIKGDLAPTFSNLYPEILDPAGLSEQEFRRIIEKLNGELIPAFDPYGLRNIIDALLGLVTGWIWDDVGLTGIKSRLNSLEKWIEQWNLEMEKTIGTEDGAIPPKILPLRQTGYMTLDIQIPDPEIAPAPSTTNPNDSRTALPLEPPSAVV; encoded by the exons ATGCTGGCTTCCAGGGCTTCCAGCAGCCCATCATCCACTAAGCCCCCTGTCAACCTCTCCCCAGCCCCCTTCCGCAGCCGTCATTGGCCCACCGTCAGCGAATTTCCCCTGGTTGACGTTCAGTCCCTTTattgcttcttttcttgctCTCTCTCTCCTTTGCCTGTCAACGACTCGAGCAATTCTCTTGCCCGCTGCCGCTCGACAATCCATCACTACGAGATCGAGGCCGATACCGTACACGACGACGATTTCACAAACGCCACTGTCTTCAGTCCTCCATTTTCTCTTAGCGCTCCCGATTTGAGTCTAGCAACAGCTGCAACGTGCAGTTGTCGCATTCCTTCGTTCTCTTTCTCTGCGTTTGTCTTCCGCCAACACCGGCTCCGTGCACAGGCAATTAGCGCCCAGCCGAACTCTCCAGGCCGTAGCGAACAA CGTGAGAAGGACCTCGCCATTTCTAGCGAGCGCGGTCGTCCAGGCGGCCGTGCCGACAATCTGTTTCCAACGGATCCTCAACTTTCCCGACCTTTTCCCTCCAACCCCATACCGGCCGCCGTAGATGCCCACGGCAACCCTCTAATACTGAGCCTCGAACCCCCAAGGCCCGCCTATCCCGGAACCGGCTCATCTTCTGGACAATCCGCCGTTGCTGCTGCCGCCTCGAATAGCCAGCGCCAGCCAGCTCGACCCTTTGACGGTTACCAAGCAACAGCCTTGCATCCTTCGCCATTTCGACCACAAAAGGCTGCTGGAGTTGCTAATCGTCCTCGTCGGTTATCAGCTGTCCGTCTCTGGAATCCTACAAATTCGACACCTCGGCCTCATACCAAGCCCGAATCGTCGCGTAAACGTCGTCCCTCGACCCCTCCACCACCATCCATTCCTCTTAAGCACCCGACATTTGATACCCGAGCACCGCCCGATCCCATAGGTACTGGACCCAGCGATTATCCTCTTCTTACGCTTTCCGAACAACATCAGATAAGGCATTCTTTGACGCCTCGCGCAAGCCTTCAGGTTGATAGGGCCGGCAGCAGTGACAGGCGCATCAGCCTACCGAATTCTGTGCGCGCTTCTTACGACGAGAAAGGGTCTCGCAGGGGTGCAGTGTCCGCCGAAGAACCACGCCTTAGCAGGGACGTGTTTGCTCAGGAGACCGTGGTGGAACATCCAATTGTCAAGAttgacaagggcaaagggAAGGCTGTGATGATGCCAGAAACTGACGATCCTATGCCGTCTTATGGCAAGGATCTGGAGCGTGGTCCTGACATCATGGACCCGCGGATTTCTAACGTCTCGGCTGGCGACGGAATAGGATCTGCTCTGTCGACGACAAATTCTTCTATTATGggtgaagatgttgagcCCGATGCAGTTGGTGAATGGGGTCCTCAGCACCCTTGCTATCCTCACCTCAACCCTCATGTTCCCGTCGACTCACCTGAATATGTCAACACGCGCATCATTCGAATACGCCGCGACTGGTTGATCAAGGGCGATTTGGCACCGACATTTTCCAACCTATACCCAGAGATCCTGGATCCTGCTGGTCTATCCGAGCAAGAATTCCGCCGAATTATCGAGAAGCTTAACGGCGAGTTGATTCCTGCGTTCGACCCTTACGGCTTGCGGAACATAATTGATGCTCTCCTTGGACTCGTCACTGGTTGGATTTGGGATGACGTTGGCCTCACTGGAATCAAGTCTCGACTGAATAGTCTCGAAAAGTGGATTGAGCAATGGAATCTTGAGATGGAAAAAACGATTGGCACTGAAGATGGTGCTATTCCACCCAAGATCTTGCCTCTGCGGCAAACGGGCTACATGACT CTCGATATCCAGATTCCTGATCCAGAGATTGCACCAGCTCCAAGCACCACGAACCCCAATGATTCCAGAACAGCCTTACCTTTGGAGCCTCCATCCGCTGTTGTTTGA